The following are from one region of the Nicotiana tabacum cultivar K326 chromosome 3, ASM71507v2, whole genome shotgun sequence genome:
- the LOC107812420 gene encoding uncharacterized protein LOC107812420 isoform X1 encodes MINAIRLTTIRAQSPSVFSNPLPYHIGRKSSEIRFRQVVTSAGQPDNTNKMDQTKKPADEAEHKAADTMSSSFGDGYATRSDEEGFGGVYGGNKEDEEKIIHGKAPEYDTNQGSEVKEKEKARNQRQAA; translated from the exons ATGATCAACGCAATAAGATTAACCACAATTAGAGCACAATCACCCTCTGTATTCTCAAATCCTTTGCCTTATCATATTGGTCGAAAGTCCTCTGAAATCAGATTCAGACAAGTCGTAACATCGGCTGGCCAACCGGACAATACCAACAAGATGGATCAAACTAAGAAACCTGCAGACGAAGCAGAACACAAAGCTGC GGACACAATGTCGAGCAGCTTTGGAGATGGATATGCGACGAGATCGGATGAAGAAGGTTTTGGAGGCGTTTATGGAGGAAACAAAGAGGATGAGGAAAAGATAATCCATGGAAAAGCCCCTG aGTATGATACTAATCAAGGAAGTGAAGTCAAAGAGAAGGAGAAGGCACGTAATCAGCGTCAAGCAGCATAA
- the LOC107812420 gene encoding uncharacterized protein LOC107812420 isoform X2, which yields MINAIRLTTIRAQSPSVFSNPLPYHIGRKSSEIRFRQVVTSAGQPDNTNKMDQTKKPADEAEHKAAFGDGYATRSDEEGFGGVYGGNKEDEEKIIHGKAPEYDTNQGSEVKEKEKARNQRQAA from the exons ATGATCAACGCAATAAGATTAACCACAATTAGAGCACAATCACCCTCTGTATTCTCAAATCCTTTGCCTTATCATATTGGTCGAAAGTCCTCTGAAATCAGATTCAGACAAGTCGTAACATCGGCTGGCCAACCGGACAATACCAACAAGATGGATCAAACTAAGAAACCTGCAGACGAAGCAGAACACAAAGCTGC CTTTGGAGATGGATATGCGACGAGATCGGATGAAGAAGGTTTTGGAGGCGTTTATGGAGGAAACAAAGAGGATGAGGAAAAGATAATCCATGGAAAAGCCCCTG aGTATGATACTAATCAAGGAAGTGAAGTCAAAGAGAAGGAGAAGGCACGTAATCAGCGTCAAGCAGCATAA
- the LOC107812421 gene encoding ATP-dependent DNA helicase DDM1 isoform X2 — protein MVADADNGVKDVTKTDSPVSVLADEDTCKEEVSVKLEDEVFLDAKNGDVSLLSESMAKEEENLMEARVKEEEVNELKEAPKLNDLQFSKLDELLTQTQLYSEFLLEKMDNITVNGVEDEEESGNDKKRGRGTKRKASTSYNNKKAKRAVAAMLSRSKEGGCIEDSTLTEEERVEKEQAELVPLLTGGKLKSYQLKGVKWLISLWQNGLNGILADQMGLGKTIQTIAFLAHLKGNGLDGPYLVIAPLSTLSNWVNEIERFVPSINTIIYHGDKKQRDELRRKHMPRTIGPKFPIVVTSYEIAMSDAKKYLRHYHWKYLVVDEGHRLKNSKCKLFRELKLLPIENKLLLTGTPLQNNLAELWSLLNFILPDIFSSLEEFESWFDLAGKCGNEAQKEEMEEKRRAQVVTKLHAILRPFLLRRLKVDVEQMLPRKKEIILYATMTEHQKKFQDHLINRTLEGYLLENVSRGHGFKKLTNLMIQLRKNCNHPDLLESAFDGSFCYPPVEQIVGQCGKFRLLDRLLSELFARKHKVLIFSQWTKVLDIMDYYFSEKGFDVCRIDGSVKLDERKRQIKEFNDVNSDCRIFLLSTRAGGLGINLTAADTCILYDSDWNPQMDLQAMDRCHRIGQTKPVHVYRLATALSVEGRILKRAFSKLKLEHVVIGKGQFKQERNKPTTDIVEEEDLLALLRDEDSEEDKLVQTDLSDEDLQRVLDRIDLLVGPPSEDVNPESSLNVLPLKGPGWEVVIPTATGGMLSTLNS, from the exons ATGGTTGCTGACGCAGATAACGGAGTGAAGGACGTAACTAAAACGGATTCTCCTGTTTCCGTCCTCGCAGATGAG GATACATGCAAAGAGGAGGTATCTGTCAAATTAGAGGATGAAGTATTTCTTGATGCAAAAAATGGGGATGTCTCTCTTTTATCTGAATCCATGGCAAAGGAAGAGGAAAACTTGATGGAAGCACGTGTAAAGGAGGAAGAAGTAAATGAGCTAAAAGAGGCCCCCAAATTGAATGACCTTCAATTTAGTAAGTTGGACGAGCTTCTTACACAGACCCAGCTTTATTCAGAGTTCCTGCTGGAGAAGATGGATAACATCACAGTG AATGGAgtggaagatgaagaagaaagtgGTAACGACAAGAAGAGGGGTCGTGGCACAAAAAGAAAGGCATCCACAAGTTATAATAAT AAGAAGGCCAAGAGAGCTGTTGCTGCCATGCTTTCAAGATCTAAAGAAGGTGGTTGTATTGAGGATTCAACCCTCACAGAGGAGGAGAGAGTTGAGAAGGAGCAGGCTGAACTTGTGCCCTTGCTGACTGGTGGAAAGTTGAAGTCTTATCAACTGAAGGGTGTCAAGTGGTTGATTTCATTATGGCAAAATGGGTTGAATGGGATTCTAGCTGATCAGATGGGACTTGGAAAGACCATTCAAACTATTGCTTTTCTTGCACATTTAAAGGGAAATGGGTTAGATGGGCCTTATTTGGTCATCGCTCCcctttcaactctttcaaattgGGTGAATGAGATAGAAAG GTTTGTCCCATCAATTAATACAATCATCTACCATGGAGACAAGAAACAAAGAGATGAGTTAAGGAGGAAGCACATGCCGAGGACCATAGGTCCCAAATTTCCCATTGTAGTTACTTCTTATGAGATTGCGATGAGTGATGCGAAGAAATACCTGAGGCATTATCATTGGAAGTATCTTGTGGTTGATGAG GGGCACAGGTTAAAGAACTCGAAGTGCAAACTGTTCAGGGAACTCAAGCTGCTGCCGATTGAAAACAAGCTTCTATTAACTGGAACACCTCTGCAGAACAACTTAGCTGAGTTGTGGTCATTGTTAAATTTCATCTTACCAGATATATTTTCATCCTTAGAAGAATTTGAGTCATG GTTTGACCTAGCTGGGAAGTGCGGCAATGAAGCCCAAAAGGAAGAAATGGAAGAGAAAAGGAGGGCACAA GTTGTTACAAAACTCCATGCAATTTTACGTCCTTTTCTCCTTCGGAGATTGAAAGTAGATGTTGAGCAAATGCTTCCCCGAAAGAAAGAGATAATTTTATATGCCACCATGACTGAGCACCAGAAAAAGTTCCAGGACCATCTAATTAACAGGACATTGGAGGGTTATTTGCTTGAGAATGTGTCCCGCG GGCATGGTTTTAAAAAGCTCACTAATTTGATGATTCAACTTCGCAAAAATTGCAATCATCCTGACCTCTTGGAGTCGGCATTTGACGGTTCTT TTTGTTATCCACCTGTAGAACAAATAGTTGGGCAATGTGGCAAGTTCCGCTTACTGGACAGGCTTTTGTCAGAACTGTTTGCTCGCAAGCATAAA GTGCTGATATTCTCTCAGTGGACTAAAGTACTTGACATAATGGATTACTATTTTAGTGAAAAGGGCTTTGATGTTTGTAGAATTGATGGCAGCGTGAAATTGGATGAAAGAAAAAGACAG ATCAAGGAGTTCAATGATGTTAACAGTGACTGCAGGATATTTCTTCTGAGCACTAGAGCTGGTGGCCTTGGCATTAATCTTACTGCTGCAGACACCTGCATTTTATATGACAGTGACTGG AATCCCCAAATGGATCTCCAGGCTATGGATCGGTGTCATAGAATAGGTCAGACAAAACCTGTTCATGTTTATAGGCTTGCAACTGCTCTCTCGGTGGAG GGTCGAATTCTCAAAAGAGCTTTCAGCAAGTTGAAGCTTGAGCATGTAGTGATTGGAAAAGGACAATTTAAGCAAGAAAGAAATAAGCCTACTACAGATATCGTGGAG GAAGAGGACTTGTTGGCGCTTTTGAGAGATGAAGATAGCGAAGAGGACAAGTTGGTGCAGACAGATCTTAGTGATGAGGATCTACAGAGGGTTTTAGACCGAATTGATTTACTTGTTGGTCCTCCAAGCGAAGATGTTAACCCTGAATCAAGTCTAAATGTCCTTCCTCTTAAAGGACCTGGCTGGGAAGTTGTTATTCCAACTGCAACTGGAGGCATGCTTTCTACGCTCAACAGCTGA
- the LOC107812421 gene encoding ATP-dependent DNA helicase DDM1 isoform X1, with protein sequence MVADADNGVKDVTKTDSPVSVLADEDTCKEEVSVKLEDEVFLDAKNGDVSLLSESMAKEEENLMEARVKEEEVNELKEAPKLNDLQFSKLDELLTQTQLYSEFLLEKMDNITVQNGVEDEEESGNDKKRGRGTKRKASTSYNNKKAKRAVAAMLSRSKEGGCIEDSTLTEEERVEKEQAELVPLLTGGKLKSYQLKGVKWLISLWQNGLNGILADQMGLGKTIQTIAFLAHLKGNGLDGPYLVIAPLSTLSNWVNEIERFVPSINTIIYHGDKKQRDELRRKHMPRTIGPKFPIVVTSYEIAMSDAKKYLRHYHWKYLVVDEGHRLKNSKCKLFRELKLLPIENKLLLTGTPLQNNLAELWSLLNFILPDIFSSLEEFESWFDLAGKCGNEAQKEEMEEKRRAQVVTKLHAILRPFLLRRLKVDVEQMLPRKKEIILYATMTEHQKKFQDHLINRTLEGYLLENVSRGHGFKKLTNLMIQLRKNCNHPDLLESAFDGSFCYPPVEQIVGQCGKFRLLDRLLSELFARKHKVLIFSQWTKVLDIMDYYFSEKGFDVCRIDGSVKLDERKRQIKEFNDVNSDCRIFLLSTRAGGLGINLTAADTCILYDSDWNPQMDLQAMDRCHRIGQTKPVHVYRLATALSVEGRILKRAFSKLKLEHVVIGKGQFKQERNKPTTDIVEEEDLLALLRDEDSEEDKLVQTDLSDEDLQRVLDRIDLLVGPPSEDVNPESSLNVLPLKGPGWEVVIPTATGGMLSTLNS encoded by the exons ATGGTTGCTGACGCAGATAACGGAGTGAAGGACGTAACTAAAACGGATTCTCCTGTTTCCGTCCTCGCAGATGAG GATACATGCAAAGAGGAGGTATCTGTCAAATTAGAGGATGAAGTATTTCTTGATGCAAAAAATGGGGATGTCTCTCTTTTATCTGAATCCATGGCAAAGGAAGAGGAAAACTTGATGGAAGCACGTGTAAAGGAGGAAGAAGTAAATGAGCTAAAAGAGGCCCCCAAATTGAATGACCTTCAATTTAGTAAGTTGGACGAGCTTCTTACACAGACCCAGCTTTATTCAGAGTTCCTGCTGGAGAAGATGGATAACATCACAGTG CAGAATGGAgtggaagatgaagaagaaagtgGTAACGACAAGAAGAGGGGTCGTGGCACAAAAAGAAAGGCATCCACAAGTTATAATAAT AAGAAGGCCAAGAGAGCTGTTGCTGCCATGCTTTCAAGATCTAAAGAAGGTGGTTGTATTGAGGATTCAACCCTCACAGAGGAGGAGAGAGTTGAGAAGGAGCAGGCTGAACTTGTGCCCTTGCTGACTGGTGGAAAGTTGAAGTCTTATCAACTGAAGGGTGTCAAGTGGTTGATTTCATTATGGCAAAATGGGTTGAATGGGATTCTAGCTGATCAGATGGGACTTGGAAAGACCATTCAAACTATTGCTTTTCTTGCACATTTAAAGGGAAATGGGTTAGATGGGCCTTATTTGGTCATCGCTCCcctttcaactctttcaaattgGGTGAATGAGATAGAAAG GTTTGTCCCATCAATTAATACAATCATCTACCATGGAGACAAGAAACAAAGAGATGAGTTAAGGAGGAAGCACATGCCGAGGACCATAGGTCCCAAATTTCCCATTGTAGTTACTTCTTATGAGATTGCGATGAGTGATGCGAAGAAATACCTGAGGCATTATCATTGGAAGTATCTTGTGGTTGATGAG GGGCACAGGTTAAAGAACTCGAAGTGCAAACTGTTCAGGGAACTCAAGCTGCTGCCGATTGAAAACAAGCTTCTATTAACTGGAACACCTCTGCAGAACAACTTAGCTGAGTTGTGGTCATTGTTAAATTTCATCTTACCAGATATATTTTCATCCTTAGAAGAATTTGAGTCATG GTTTGACCTAGCTGGGAAGTGCGGCAATGAAGCCCAAAAGGAAGAAATGGAAGAGAAAAGGAGGGCACAA GTTGTTACAAAACTCCATGCAATTTTACGTCCTTTTCTCCTTCGGAGATTGAAAGTAGATGTTGAGCAAATGCTTCCCCGAAAGAAAGAGATAATTTTATATGCCACCATGACTGAGCACCAGAAAAAGTTCCAGGACCATCTAATTAACAGGACATTGGAGGGTTATTTGCTTGAGAATGTGTCCCGCG GGCATGGTTTTAAAAAGCTCACTAATTTGATGATTCAACTTCGCAAAAATTGCAATCATCCTGACCTCTTGGAGTCGGCATTTGACGGTTCTT TTTGTTATCCACCTGTAGAACAAATAGTTGGGCAATGTGGCAAGTTCCGCTTACTGGACAGGCTTTTGTCAGAACTGTTTGCTCGCAAGCATAAA GTGCTGATATTCTCTCAGTGGACTAAAGTACTTGACATAATGGATTACTATTTTAGTGAAAAGGGCTTTGATGTTTGTAGAATTGATGGCAGCGTGAAATTGGATGAAAGAAAAAGACAG ATCAAGGAGTTCAATGATGTTAACAGTGACTGCAGGATATTTCTTCTGAGCACTAGAGCTGGTGGCCTTGGCATTAATCTTACTGCTGCAGACACCTGCATTTTATATGACAGTGACTGG AATCCCCAAATGGATCTCCAGGCTATGGATCGGTGTCATAGAATAGGTCAGACAAAACCTGTTCATGTTTATAGGCTTGCAACTGCTCTCTCGGTGGAG GGTCGAATTCTCAAAAGAGCTTTCAGCAAGTTGAAGCTTGAGCATGTAGTGATTGGAAAAGGACAATTTAAGCAAGAAAGAAATAAGCCTACTACAGATATCGTGGAG GAAGAGGACTTGTTGGCGCTTTTGAGAGATGAAGATAGCGAAGAGGACAAGTTGGTGCAGACAGATCTTAGTGATGAGGATCTACAGAGGGTTTTAGACCGAATTGATTTACTTGTTGGTCCTCCAAGCGAAGATGTTAACCCTGAATCAAGTCTAAATGTCCTTCCTCTTAAAGGACCTGGCTGGGAAGTTGTTATTCCAACTGCAACTGGAGGCATGCTTTCTACGCTCAACAGCTGA